Part of the Oncorhynchus masou masou isolate Uvic2021 chromosome 24, UVic_Omas_1.1, whole genome shotgun sequence genome is shown below.
ACGGTTGGAATGGAATGGTATTGAATTCATCAAACACAGAGCTTCCATGCGTTTGATACCATTCTACATTCCAGCCACGGTTATGAGCCATTCTCtgctcagcagcctcctgtgatgtaCAGGGTAAAGCTTTGGAGGAAGTTATGTGCTTGATAAATCTGACCAAATACAATGTTGGTCGATGTTTATAGCAGTTCATTTCAGATAAATACGTTTTCAGATTGATGTAATGTTAGATAGTAATGTTGGCCATAAGTCCTTGATGATGACTTAAATGTGTGAATGTAAAAAACTATAATTCTCTTCTCATTTTATAGGTGACGGGGATGCAACTTCAGGAGGTCAGTTGGTCTTAAAATTATTCTCTAATTCATGTCTTTATCCCCCAGAATCAGTCATGATTTGTCCACATCTGAAGGTGACCGTTGCATGATTGCAGATGCTATTCACATTAATGCTCAGAGGCAGCAACAAGGTGTCCAGCTCCAAAGTTGGTCAACCCCATAGAGATCCTATGCTTCTACATTTAGCTCTATGGGGTAAAATCTTCATCTCagcctctcactctcactctcactctctcatccaaGGCTCCACAGCAACAATACCCCCACCAGGAATAGTAGCCATCGCCAACCAACCCACAAGCATTCCCATCACACCTTTAAACTCTCAGACAGCATCCAACTCAACCACTCCTCCACCCATAAATGAGCAAGGTAAATACTACACTGGAGTGTCCGGGTGTAGGCGACCTCCGTTTACATCAGTGATATGTTTGATTTCTCTCTCTAAAGTGAAGTCAGAGTGTTAGTTGTGAAATGTCAGTTGTGGTGATTTTGAACACACTGTCTATGTCACGGACGAAACATGGTTTGGTAAGTTCAGAATAAGAACAAGAGCATTGTAGTTTTGAGCCTCCAtcagtcaaccaaccaaccaaccaaccaaccaaccaaccaactatCCACTCACTTCTCTCCTGCCTCAACTCTCCCCAAAATAAACTTTCAACACTCACTCTGTCACTTTTATCCACAGACAAAAGCAACATCTCCACTCCTTCACCCACACAATCCACCAAGAAAGCAAACGACTCCATAGGTAAACCTGCAAAGCAGAATCTTTCATCGAGTCATGCTGGATCTGTTGGAAAATAAGCCATTACCAGTAGCTGATCACATCATTTTTATTCATTTTGTTATTTATTGTGATTTCTCTCTCTAACTGAGATGATTTATATCAGGCCCCTTATTTccaaacaccaccaccatcaccacgaCGACCACTACCACCCTCTCACCTTCACTCAGTTCGCTTACCCCCACCTCAAACATCATCACTCAGGCATCAAGCCAAGCTACCCTCTCCAACGGTAATGTATACCTCCTACATTAACGTCTGTTAATGCTGTAAAATGTGTTGTTTCTGTCTCACATCAAAAGTGTCGTTCTCTATTTTATAGCAACTGGCGACTCGAGCACAAGCACTTCTGACCCTGCAAGCACCCTCAACCAAACCCAGACATCTGACCCTGCAAGCACCCTCAACCAAACCCAGACATCTGACCCTGCAAGCACCCTCAACCAAACCCAGACATCTGACCCTGCAAGCACCCTCAACCAAACCCAGACATCTGACCCTGCAAGCACCCTCAACCAAACCCAGACATCTGACCCTGCAAGCACCCTCAACCAAACCCAGACATCTGACCCTGCAAGCACCCTCAACCAAACCCAGACATCTGACCCTGCAAGCACCCTCAACCAAACCCAAGCCTTTCCTACAAACACCTCCACCTCTCAAACCCAGGCTTTGCCTACAAACAACTCGACCTCTCCATCTTTGCCTACAAGCACTCCACCCATCCACAACCAAACCTCACCTGCAAGCACCCTGACTTCCACTACAGCTATCCCCACAGGTTGGCCTCTCCTCCATGGGATGCTGTGTTGTGTCCATTGATAGTAGATCATGTTTCTCCTACTGTTGTGACGTTGTAATGGAATGTTGTGATGTTGTAATGGATTGTTGTGATGTTGTAATGGAATGTTGTGATGTTGTAATGGATTGTTGTGATGTTGTAATGGATTGTTGTGATGTTGTAATGTCACGTTGTTCTCGTGGATTCtcacctgtctgttctgtctttCAGGCAGCCAGACTAAACCAACACCGCCAAAGTGTGAGTTCCAATTCTTTGGTTTGAGATGCATTCTAAGACTGTGCATGATAGGGATAGTTCACctgaataaataaatgaataaataatgaTCAATCTTTTCATTTAATCTTATAGGTACATACACGGTCATGCCTGTCAGCTATGGCTTTCAGATTGACTTAAAGGCCTCAACCTCCGACACATACAACATATCGTACCAGGATGAATCAGGAAAAAACATGACTGTTGAGCATCAAACGGTGAACTCCACTATTGTGGTAACATTGAAGCCTTGCAGGAAATACACTTTGACAAAGATTCAGCCTGAATGTGAACTCCAAGGAAATAGCACTCTGAGGACTGAGAAAATGGGTATGTCAAAGGCACTGAGCATACACTGTTTAATTTAATTACATATGAACTAATAATCCTTATTAAATCCTGTGGCTAAATAATGCTTTGGAGGAAAACAAATTGTGGGATGTAACAGTCACTGTGTTTAGTAGTAACATATAGGGATCTTTTTAGGTTGAATCTCAATACAATGACAAATTACTTACTTATAATAACTATTATGTAAATTCACTTGTAGTTAACTAGCTGTAGACTATGATACTTATCTAAAATAATACATGTTGGAAAAATTGTTAAAAATCTATATTTCTTTTAACAAATGTTTGCACGATTTAGATGACCTAGAGTTTTCCACCAACACGAAGCCGGGATATTTGTGTTATGTGACGAAATGGGATATCAGTGATGCTGAATGGAACAGTCCTGTTATCACCTGGGACAAAGACAAGTGTTTTGAGCTTTCAGATGAACATTTCTGCACAAACTTCACAACCAATGTAGCTGTGCCTGGAGGTTGCAGTGTCAACATCAGCAAAACTATACCCATAACAGCAGGTGAGATTACTATAAACACTCAGAAAGAAAAATATTTAAAATGTTAAACAGGAATTactcaacagcaaaggacatttcTCAATCACTATGACCTGCTATCCTTTATTTAAACAATCCTGACCAacagtgtacagtgcattcggaaagtacagtatatgacgctacaagcttggcacacctttatttggggagtttctcattttcttctctgcagatcctctcaagctttgtcaggttgaatggggagtgtcgctgcacagctattttcaggtctttccagagatggtCAAtcatgttcaagtccgggctctggctgggcgacTCAAGGacattgtcccgaagccactcctgctttgtcttggctgtgtggtgagggtcgttgtcctgttggacaaCGGCCCCAGGTTGAGGTCTtgagcattctggagcaggttttcatcaaggatctatctgtactttgctccattaatctttccctcgatcccgactagtctccaagtgcctgcctctgaaaaacctccccagagcatgatgctgccaccaacatgcttcaccgtagggatggtgcctagtttcttccagacatgacgcttggcattcaggccaaagagttcaatcttggtttcatcagaccagagaatcttgtttctcatggtctgagagtcctttaggtggattttggcaaactccaagcgggctgtcatgtgcctttcactgaggagtggcttccgtctggccactctaccataaaggcctgattgtgctgcagagatggttgtccttctggaaggttctcccatctccacaaaggaactctagaactctgtcatagtgaccatcaggttcttggtcacctctctgtccAAGGTCTTTCTCccccgggcggccagctctaggaatcttggtggttccaaacttcttccatttaagaatgatggaggctactgtgttcttggggaccttcaatgctgcagaaatgttttagtaccGTTCCCcagtgccttgacacaatcctgtctcggagctctaaggacaattccttcaacctcatggattggtttttgctctgacatgcactatcaactgtgggaccttatatagacaggtgtgtgcctttccaaatcatgtccaatcaattgaatttaccacaggtggactccaatcaggttgtagaaacatctcaaggattgatcaatggaaacaggatgcacctgagctcaatttcgagtctcatagcaaagggtctgaatacttataattAATGTGCAAACCTttataaaaacttgtttttgctttgtcattatgggatattgtttgtagattggtcaggatttgtatttatttaatacatttgagaATAATGCTGGAACATAACAACttgtggaaaagggaaggggtctgaacactttccaaatgcactgtatactcttataagattagtccaaatgaggactaaaagagatcctaataaaGTCAAATATCAAAGGCTGTGGCCACATTGTACACGGCTGCTGATAAACCATCATGTGTTAACCAGGATCACTATTGTGTCTCTTTTGTGCATGGCTACAATTAAATCTTTCCTATTTTGAAACAGAGTATTCTACAGTCAAACACTCTCCCAATCTGGAATACAACAATGTACTCCCTGTTGAAATAGTATGGAAAAACAAGCCAAAAAACTGTAGCCCTAAAGATCTGGACATTCATTACACCTGTGAAGGTAAAAAATTATGTTTCCACATTTCACATGAATTTACACATGATAACAATTTATTTTTTCAAAGGAAGAAATCACTAACACTCTTGTTTTTGTCCAGGAAACAACGGGTCGATTAACTTGACTGATTTGGAACCCTTTCAGAAATACAACTGTAGTGGAAAGATTACTCACAACAGTAAAGTCATCAATACCAAGTCCATTGACGTTGAAATCAAGTGTAGTAAGTTATTATAAAAACATATATTAAGATAAACTCTCCCTCGACTTAAACATTTGAATACTGAAAATAGCCtataacatgacataacatgCATTTATTTCAGTATCACTATGATCATATTATTCTTATATTTCACTCCGTAGAAGTGGACATTACCCAAACGTCTTCAAACACAAATACCTCCATAAGCCTTAAATGGACCAATCAGAGCAATAACTGCCCCAAAAATACTCAGCTATTTCACTCCTGCGTTTCCTGTAGAATTGAGACTGTTAAAGTTAAAGGTAAGCTACATGTTAAGTAATTATTTTACCCACCAAACAAATTAACCTTATTTTAATGATAAGTCCCTATGGAATACACAGGCATGTATGTTTTCCTAAAGATGTGGTTGCCTTTACAATTGTATGTCCCTGGCAGCTTGTCGAACAAGCAGTTGCCTCAGGTGGGAGATGAgatcatttatatatatatttaaaacaaaCAACTAATTGATAAGAATTTCAGATCAAGCTTTGACTCCTTTTTCATCCATTTTTCAGATTGTCACACCACGGATGAATTACATTATGATTTTAATCAATTGCAGCCGTTCACAAATTATATCTGTTCAATTGAGCCAAGGTACAAAGACATGAGTTACGATACATTCCAAAGCGTGTCTGAGACAATCCAAACTGCAGCTGGAGGTAAGTGTGACATACATTGCATATATCATTTCATTCACAATATATATCAATATGATGATTTTTAACATACTGCCGCAATCTTTACACGGTGCAAATGTTGAAGTGAAGGGTGCTGAGTAAAACTGTTTCTGAACCGTAGTAAATGATCATAGAATATGAAGTGGAAGAATGCAGTTCACAACAGGCCTATATGAAATAACTGCTTCACATCTGTTGGGATCTGTGAACAGGATGACCATAATGTAATCTGTtgcctatgtttgtgtttgaCAGTACCTGATGAGGTGCGGGGGAAAACGAGTGTGACTTATACTCAGAACAATGCTTTTACCATTACATGTGAGGAATTAAAGCCATTTCAGTGGAAGGGAAAAGAGAACTGGTACATTGCAACGATCACTGGGTCTGAggcaaaacaaaaaaaacaaaaaaaatgcaatttTACATTTGCGGACCTCAGCTATTTAGCAGACTACACAGTTCAGGTACGTTATTCAACATTCATACAGTAAAACCTAATGTATTGACTATGCTGTAATATATTGTGGCATTAGATACTGCTGAATGAAAtgctctatgtactgtatgtagatgAGTTAAACAGAAGATGTAGAAATGGTGTTTCACCAGTATGTCTCTCAGGTAATGTGTTCACATAGTCAGGATGATCATTAACGAGAGTATTGGCTTGATTATTGTGCGTTCCTGTTAACCCAGTGGGTTTGTGGGGACCAGGAACTATTGTGGTGGAAGGATCATACATGAATGTCTTCTTTTTTCAGATCTTTACATACAATGGGAAATACACGAGTAAACGGATAGAAACACACATTACTACTCGCTGTAAGTAGTTTTACATTTCCAGAATCTTATGCAGAAGCCAGCAATAAATATACTCAAGTCAGACTGATTGAAATGATACACTTTGTATGAATATGACCTTTCTCTGACTCCAATTAACAAAATAATATTACTTTGATGAACTGTATGAACAAGTGGCCatttatccctcctcctccctccattcattGTAGGCTGAACAGCATTCAGTGTTGCTTTTACATTGTTGAGTAAATGCCCCTTTACCACTCTTCTCATCTGTTTTCAGACAATGACAAAGCTGTGATTGGGTTCCTTGTGTTCCTCATCATCCTGACGTCTCTGGCGCTCATCTTCGTTCTCTACAAGATCTACATCCTGCAGCGCAAGAAGTCCAAGTAAGTATTTAGTCAGTCCCTGTCTGACAGGAAGTCTCTAAATGCTACAGTAGGCTTCAGATTACCTTCAGATTGTATTTGAAGAGGTAGCTGTGTAAGTAGTAGCTTCGTTAGATCCATTCTAGTTTGGCTATTTAGTGCTGTAGATTATACGGTAGAGGGTGGTATTCAACCATACAGTAGATCTGCTATCCTCTGATATTACTGTTTGTTCCACAGCAACAATGATGAACAGATTGAGCTGATTCAGccaagtaagtgaatatttcttCCAATTTGATCAGATTGAGACGCTCTTAAACAAAGCCATCTACTTTAAGTGCATAGAGTCACTCGCTTGCTGAACTCCATCaattgaatgagtagatgtcctATGACTGTTGCAAGACTATAGACTCTTCTACCCTTTGAACTCTCTCCATTAAAACCTTTCAAAAATATACAAtctcttcctgttcctgtatGTTGGGGTTGTCATTGATTGGTGTTTCCTAGGTGATGAGGAGAACCTGCTGAACGTGGAGCCAATCGGATCTGAGGTGCTTCTGGACGCCTACAAGAGGAAAATCGCTGATGAGGGACGTCTTTTCCTCCAGGAGTTTCAGGTGAATGTTAGAATCCCACAACCTCCTGGCCAATCAGCAGTCTTAGACACTTAGGAAAAGACACAAACAAAGGAACGTTAGAAATCAAATGGTAAATTACTGGATTTACTGTTTCTTTCGCGATGTGTTGAGTCTATTTCTAGGGCAgatacttacatttacatttacatttaagtcatttagcagacttacTGTATGTTTCCCAGACACCTAACCTCAGCTCCAGTGATTCCACCATTCAGCTCACAGATCCCATCTCTCCCTACAGAGCATCCCCAGGATCTTCAGCCGCAACACGGTCAGAGAGGCCAAGAAGTCCTGCAACCAGCCCAAGAACCGCTACGTAGACATCCTACCATGTAAGTGGTCCTATATGAACACTGCTGTCTGAAGGCGGAACACATTATCCTATATGAACACTGCTGTCCCCAGGTAGAACACATTATCCTATATGAACACTGCTGTCCCAAGGCAGAAGACATTATCCTATGTGAACACTGCTGTCCCAAGGCAGAACACATTATCCTATATGAACACTGCTGTCCCAAGGCGGAACACATTATCCTATGTGAACACTGCTGTCCCAAGGCGGAACACATTATCCTATATGAACACTGCTGTCCCCAGGTAGAACACATTATCCTATATGAACACTGCTGTCCCCAGGCAGAAGACATTATCCTATATGAACACTGCTGTCCCCAGGTAGAACACATTATCCTATATGAACACTGCTGTCCCAAGGCAGAAGACATTATCCTATATGAACACTGCTGTCTGAAGGCAGAACACATTATCCTATATGGACACTGCTGTCCCAAGGCAGACACATTATCCTATATGAACACTGCTGTCCCAAGGCAGAAGATATTATCCTATATGAACACTGCTGTCCCCAGGTAGAACACATTATCCTATATGAACACTGCTGTCCCCAGGCAGAAGACATTATCCTATATGAACACTGCTGTCCCCAGGTAGAACACATTATCCTATATGAACACTGCTGTCCCAAGGCAGAAGACATTATCCTATATGAACACTGCTGTCTGAAGGCAGAACACATTATCCTATATGGACACTGCTGTCCCAAGGCAGACACATTATCCTATATGAACACTGCTGTCCCAAGGCAGAAGACATTATTCTATATGAACACTGCTGTCTGAAGGCAGAACACATTATCCTATATGAACACTGCTGTCCCAAGGCGGAACACATTATCCTATATGAACACTGCTGTCTGAAGGCAGAACACATTATCCTATATGAACACTGCTGTCCCCAGGTAGAACACATTATCCTATATGAACACTGCTGTCCCCAGGCAGAAGACATTATCCTATATGAACACTGCTGTCCCCAGGTAGAACACATTATCCTATATGAACACTGCTGTCCCAAGGCAGAAGACATTATCCTATATGAACACTGCTGTCTGAAGGCAGAACACATTATCCTATATGAACACTACTGTCCCAAGGCAGACACATTATCCTATATGAACACTGATGTCCCAAGGCAGAAGACATTATCCTATATGAACACTGCTGTCTGAAGGCAGAACACATTATCCTATATGAACACTGCTGTCCCAAGGCGGAACACATTATCCTATATGAACACTGCTGTCCCAAGGCGGAACACATTATCCTATATGAACACTGCTGTCCCAAGGCGGAACACATTATCCTATATGAACACTGCTGTCTGAAGGCAGAACACATTATCCTATATGAACACTGCTGTCCCCAGGTAGAACACATTATCCTATATGAACACTGCTGTCTGAAGGCAGAACACATTATCCTATATGAACACTGCTGTCTGAAGGCAGAACACATTATCCTATATGAACACTGCTGTCTGAAGGCAGAACACATTATCCTATATGAACACTGCTGTCTGAAGGCAGAACACATTATCCTATATGAACACTGCTGTCCCAAGGCAGAAGACATTATCCTATGTGAACACTGCTGTCCCAAGGCGGAACACATTATCCTATATGAACACTGCTGTCTGAAGGCAGAACACATTATCCTATATGAACACTGCTGTCCGAAGGCAGAACACATTATCCTATATGAACACTGCTGTCCCAAGGCAGAACACATTATCCTATATGAACACTGCTGTCCCAAGGCAGAACACATTATCCTATATGAACACTGCTGTCCCAAGGCAGACACATTATCCTATATGAACACTGCTGTCTGAAGGCAGAACACATTATCCTATATGAACACTGCTGTCCCCAGGTAGAACACATTATCCTATATGAACACTGCTGTCTGAAGGCGGAACACATTATCCTATATGAACACTGCTGTCCCCAGGTAGAACACATTATCCTATATGAACACTGCTGTCTGAAGGCGGAACACATTATCCTATATGAACACTGCTGTCCCCAGGTAGAACACATTATCCTATATGAACACTGCTGTCTGAAGGCGGAACACATTATCCTATGTGAACACTGCTGTCCCAAGGCAGAACACATTATCCTATATGAACACTGCTGTCCCAAGGCGGAACACATTATCCTATGTGAACACTGCTGTCCCAAGGCGGAACACATGATCCTATATGAACACTGCTGCCTGAAGGCAGAACACATTATCCTATATGAACACTGCTGTCCCCAGGTAGAACACATTATCCTATATGAACACTGCTGTCCCCAGGTAGAACACATTATCCTATATGAACACTGCTGTCCCCAGGTAGAACACATTATCCTATATGAACACTGCTGTCTGAAGGCAGAACACATTATCCTATATGAACACTGCTGTCTGAAGGCAGAACACATTATCCTATATGAACACTGCTGTCTGAAGGCAGAACACATGATCCTATATCAACACTGCTGTCCCCAGGTAGAACACATTATCCTATATGAACACTGCTGTCTGAAGGCAGAACACATTATCCTATATGAACACTGCTGTCTGAAGGCAGAACACATTATCCTATATGAACACTGCTGTCCCAAGGCAAAACACCTGATCCTATGTGAACACTGCTCCTCTCAGATCAGTGAAGTTATTTCCTTATGTCTCGGTCCAATCAGACGACTACAACCGTGTCCAGCTGACCAGTGGTAATGGAGAGACTGGCTGTGACTACATCAACGCCAGCTTCATCGACGTAAGGAACACCCGTTTGGTTATTCGCTTTTAACAGTCATGTTATCTCATAATTTACCTACATGGCAAAATAGTAAACATATAGTGATTACTATACATAGTAATTAGTAATGATACCAACTTATTTTGTACCTATTGTGTGCTGTGCCAAATTGTCTTTCGTTACAGGGTTTCAAGGAGTCTAAGAAGTACATCGCAGCTCAAGGTTAAGGGCTGTTTTTACTGATGATTATCTTTACACACTGAATCGTGTAGTGTTGGGTTGGCCTTGCGTCTTTATTCTgcaacgttgtgtgtgtgtgtgtgtgtgtgtgtgtgtgtgtgtgtgtgtgtgtgtgtgtgtgtgtgtgtgtgtgtgtgtgtgtgtgtgtgtgtgtgtgtgtgtgtgtgtgtgtgtgtgtggcaggtccCAAGGAAGAGACAGTGGGGGATTTCTGGAGGATGGTTTGGGAGCAACAGTCCTCTATCATCGTCATGGTAACACGTTGTGAGGAGAGTAACAGGGTAAGCAAATAACAGTAAAACGGTTATGTTTATACACTTAACACGTTTGTGTGCATGTTGCTTGGGTTTGCAAAGCAGAGCTTCCTTTCGATTACACCCACGGCTCAAACCAGAACAACAGGAAAAGACAGCTCGTCCTCTGAAGATATTTTCCTATGACATTTAACTGGCATTTAACTGTTTCCGTGTTGTTTTTCCCCTGTAGAACAAGTGTGCCCAGTACTGGCCGTCTCCTGAAAGGGACGTGGAGATCTTTGAGGGGTTTGTTGTGAAGCTGAACAGAGAAGAGCACTGTCCCGATTACATCATCCGTCACCTCAGCTTGACCAACGTGAGTCAATATTCACAGGGTTAATACAGCGATATCTGTTATTTTTAAATACACAAACACGGTAGTTCCTCTCTTGATAAAGATACTCTGTCACAACtgccaaaactaaactaaaattATATATCAAAGTCACTGAATGTCTGATTAGGATTAAGATACAAATGGTATGAAGTTGGCTGGTCACCCCATGCACctctatacagatgtaggatattcatttgatcaccctgttgttgcaggaaatgcaaacctgtatttgagttttaaaaaggcttttaaagtttgtaatttccactttaaaatgtcagacttaatttgccctaacaaaaaatacaccaacccctacaaaaatgtccattaattatattCCACACCATAATTCAGATTTCCTGTTACTGGAGGATTATTTTcttgctgtgagaaactggtcaaattaagatcctacacctgtatgtacgtgtggtgtgtgtgtgtgtgtgtgtgtagaagagggagaagagtgcagagagggaggtgaCCCACATCCAGTTCACCAGCTGGCCAGACCACGGCGTGCCGGGAGAGCCACACCTCCTGCTGAAGCTGAGGCGCCGCGTCAACGCCTTCAAGAACCTCTTTAGTGGACCCATAGTCATCCACTGCAGGtagaaaacaacacacacacacacacacacacacacacacacacacacacacacacacacacacacacacacacacacacacacacacaggattgtACTTTACATTTGTTGATCTCTCTTTattcaaaatatgttttgttttttttagttGCCATTTTTCTATACTGTTGGGAGTTTTTGTGTCCAGAATGAGATATTTGTCGGTGATTGTTCATAATTTGACCATACTACTTTGTGCAGCGCTGGAGTGGGGAGAACAGGCACCTACATGGGCATTGATGCCATGATGGAGGGGCTGGAGGCTGAGGGCAGAGTGGACATCTACGGATACGTGGTCAAGCTACGGCGCCAGAGATGCCTCATGGTTCAAGTGGAGGTAAGTTGTCATCACATTAGACTATGAGTTTCTATCCATTAGACTATGATATGTATATtaacctgtgtgtattattaagTATTAATGTGTATATtaacctgtgtgtattattaagTATTAATGTGTATATtaacctgtgtgtattattaagtattaatgtgtgtattaacctgtgtgtattattaagTATTAATGTGTATATtaacctgtgtgtattattaagTATTAATGTGTATATtaacctgtgtgtattattaggGAATTAATGTGTATATtaacctgtgtgtattattaagtattaatgtgtgtattaacctgtgtgtattattaagTATTAATGTGTATATtaacctgtgtgtattattaagtattaatgtgtgtattaacctgtgtgtattattaagTATTAATGTGTATATtaacctgtgtgtattattaagTATTAATGTGTATATtaacctgtgtgtattattaagTATTAATGTGTATATtaacctgtgtgtattattaagTATTAATGTGTATATtaacctgtgtgtattattaggGAATTAATGTGTGTATtaacctgtgtgtattattaagtattaatgtgtgtattaacctgtgtgtattattaagTATTAATGTGTATATtaacctgtgtgtattattaagTATTAATGTGTATATTAACCTATGTGTATTATTACGTATTAATGTGTGTATtaacctgtgtgtattattaggGAATTAATGTGTGTATtaacctgtgtgtattattaagTATTAATGTGTATATtaacctgtgtgtattattaggGAATTAATGTGTGTATtaacctgtgtgtattattacgTATTAAT
Proteins encoded:
- the ptprc gene encoding receptor-type tyrosine-protein phosphatase C isoform X1, which gives rise to MAGLYGLKILLLCTGLIELAICDGDATSGGSTATIPPPGIVAIANQPTSIPITPLNSQTASNSTTPPPINEQDKSNISTPSPTQSTKKANDSIGPLFPNTTTITTTTTTTLSPSLSSLTPTSNIITQASSQATLSNATGDSSTSTSDPASTLNQTQTSDPASTLNQTQTSDPASTLNQTQTSDPASTLNQTQTSDPASTLNQTQTSDPASTLNQTQTSDPASTLNQTQTSDPASTLNQTQAFPTNTSTSQTQALPTNNSTSPSLPTSTPPIHNQTSPASTLTSTTAIPTGSQTKPTPPKCTYTVMPVSYGFQIDLKASTSDTYNISYQDESGKNMTVEHQTVNSTIVVTLKPCRKYTLTKIQPECELQGNSTLRTEKMDDLEFSTNTKPGYLCYVTKWDISDAEWNSPVITWDKDKCFELSDEHFCTNFTTNVAVPGGCSVNISKTIPITAEYSTVKHSPNLEYNNVLPVEIVWKNKPKNCSPKDLDIHYTCEGNNGSINLTDLEPFQKYNCSGKITHNSKVINTKSIDVEIKCKVDITQTSSNTNTSISLKWTNQSNNCPKNTQLFHSCVSCRIETVKVKDCHTTDELHYDFNQLQPFTNYICSIEPRYKDMSYDTFQSVSETIQTAAGVPDEVRGKTSVTYTQNNAFTITCEELKPFQWKGKENWYIATITGSEAKQKKQKKCNFTFADLSYLADYTVQIFTYNGKYTSKRIETHITTRYNDKAVIGFLVFLIILTSLALIFVLYKIYILQRKKSNNNDEQIELIQPSDEENLLNVEPIGSEVLLDAYKRKIADEGRLFLQEFQSIPRIFSRNTVREAKKSCNQPKNRYVDILPYDYNRVQLTSGNGETGCDYINASFIDGFKESKKYIAAQGPKEETVGDFWRMVWEQQSSIIVMVTRCEESNRNKCAQYWPSPERDVEIFEGFVVKLNREEHCPDYIIRHLSLTNKREKSAEREVTHIQFTSWPDHGVPGEPHLLLKLRRRVNAFKNLFSGPIVIHCSAGVGRTGTYMGIDAMMEGLEAEGRVDIYGYVVKLRRQRCLMVQVEAQYILIHQALIEHNQFGETEISLAELHPTLCTLKQRDPGNEPTLLEAEFQRLPLYKNWRTFNTGINEENKKKNRSSSVIPYDYNRVLVKLEDEISHDQDDDNDDDDSSDEEDEESTKYINATQIDGYWCQRSLIAAQGPLANTTGDFWQMVFQKKVNTIVMLSDLTEGDQEFCSAYWGEEKKTFRDIEVELKATETLPAYTTRSLQIRHPKRKDSRQVKQYQFLKWAGRELPEKPQDLMDMIKNIKQTCGYGNSKAERSLPVVVHCNDGSSRSGVFCALWNIMDSAETEKLVDVFQVAKALRKERQGMIHSLEQYQFLYDAVEGSFPIQNGEVKQSATAPATAADSIQVVNETKAEQPASATTATQQGAEVVKEAVESTPLVAGKEADAAAEGNEDEAEEPGSPTEKTPLEGSSNGPAVTLEV